In Nocardioides marinus, one DNA window encodes the following:
- a CDS encoding phospho-sugar mutase, translating to MTTLSESELSDLLDRARAWAAADPDATTRQELERIVTEVEAGGDPADLADRFDGTLEFGTAGLRGALGAGPNRMNRVVVLRAAAGLAAHLGPGGSVVVGYDARHLSDTFAEDTAAVMRGAGLDVWLMPRPLPTPVLAYAVRELGCVAGVMVTASHNPPEDNGYKVYLGDGSQIVSPTDAEIAARIAEVGDLTSVPRGSGWQVLGEYLLDRYLDRIAGLVADGPRDLSVVYTPLHGVGGSPAADVLQRAGFAAPYVVEQQAHPDPDFPTVAFPNPEEAGAMDLALALAEERGADLVVANDPDADRCAAAVPTPTGWRMLRGDEVGALLATHLLRRGRTGTFATTIVSSTLLSKIAAAADQPYVETLTGFKWIGRVPDLAFGYEEALGYCCDPDHVKDKDGVSALVLLCELAASLKAEGRTLLDLLDDLAREHGLHATDQVSVRVSDLSLISAAMERLRTDPPASLGGLDVVGVDDLAEGTEDLPPTDGLRFRLADDARVVVRPSGTEPKIKCYLEVVVPVEDAADNPDQTDAVEGARISAATRLDALGSDIRAAAGL from the coding sequence ATGACGACCCTCTCGGAGTCCGAGCTGTCCGACCTCCTCGACCGCGCCCGGGCCTGGGCGGCGGCCGACCCCGACGCCACCACGCGCCAGGAGCTGGAGCGCATCGTGACCGAGGTCGAGGCGGGCGGGGACCCGGCCGACCTCGCCGACCGCTTCGACGGCACCTTGGAGTTCGGCACCGCCGGGCTGCGCGGCGCGCTCGGCGCCGGCCCGAACCGGATGAACCGCGTGGTCGTCCTGCGCGCCGCGGCCGGCCTGGCCGCCCACCTCGGGCCCGGCGGCTCGGTCGTCGTCGGGTACGACGCCCGCCACCTCTCCGACACCTTCGCCGAGGACACCGCGGCCGTCATGCGTGGCGCGGGCCTCGACGTGTGGCTGATGCCCCGGCCGCTGCCCACCCCGGTGCTGGCCTACGCCGTGCGCGAGCTCGGGTGCGTCGCGGGCGTCATGGTCACGGCCAGCCACAACCCGCCCGAGGACAACGGCTACAAGGTCTACCTGGGCGACGGCAGCCAGATCGTCTCCCCCACCGACGCCGAGATCGCCGCCCGCATCGCCGAGGTCGGCGACCTCACCTCGGTCCCCCGCGGGTCGGGCTGGCAGGTGCTGGGCGAGTACCTCCTCGACCGCTACCTCGACCGCATCGCCGGGCTCGTCGCCGACGGCCCCCGCGACCTGTCCGTGGTCTACACCCCGCTGCACGGGGTCGGCGGGTCGCCCGCCGCGGACGTGCTCCAGCGGGCCGGGTTCGCTGCGCCGTACGTCGTGGAGCAGCAGGCGCACCCCGACCCGGACTTCCCGACCGTTGCCTTCCCCAACCCCGAGGAGGCCGGCGCGATGGACCTCGCGCTGGCACTGGCCGAGGAGCGCGGGGCCGACCTGGTCGTGGCCAACGACCCCGACGCCGACCGCTGCGCCGCCGCCGTCCCCACCCCGACCGGCTGGCGGATGCTGCGGGGCGACGAGGTCGGCGCCCTGCTCGCCACCCACCTGCTGCGCCGGGGCCGCACCGGCACCTTCGCCACCACGATCGTCTCCTCCACGCTGCTGTCCAAGATCGCGGCGGCAGCAGACCAGCCGTACGTCGAGACGCTCACCGGCTTCAAGTGGATCGGTCGGGTGCCCGACCTGGCCTTCGGCTACGAGGAGGCGCTCGGCTACTGCTGCGACCCCGACCACGTGAAGGACAAGGACGGCGTCTCGGCCCTCGTCCTGCTCTGCGAGCTCGCGGCCTCGCTCAAGGCGGAGGGTCGCACCCTGCTCGACCTGCTCGACGACCTCGCCCGCGAGCACGGCCTGCACGCCACCGACCAGGTCTCCGTGCGCGTCTCGGACCTCTCGCTGATCTCGGCGGCCATGGAGCGGCTCCGCACCGACCCCCCGGCCTCGCTGGGTGGCCTCGACGTCGTCGGCGTCGACGACCTCGCCGAGGGCACCGAGGACCTCCCGCCCACCGACGGCCTGCGCTTCCGCCTCGCCGACGACGCCCGCGTCGTCGTCCGCCCCAGCGGCACCGAGCCGAAGATCAAGTGCTACCTCGAGGTCGTCGTGCCGGTCGAGGACGCCGCCGACAACCCCGACCAGACCGACGCCGTCGAGGGCGCCCGGATCTCCGCCGCCACCCGCCTGGACGCCCTGGGCTCCGACATCCGCGCCGCCGCCGGCCTCTGA
- a CDS encoding heme ABC transporter ATP-binding protein, translating into MIGTRLSAAGVSVRLGGTTVLDAVDLEVHGGELVALVGPNGAGKSTLLAALAGDLDLAAGTVRLGEREVRSMRPLDLARRRAVLPQQGRLAFGFLVREVVAMGRAPWARTDHEDDDERLVDEALQRADVLHLTERSYPTLSGGERARTDLARVLAQDTAVVLLDEPTAALDIRHQEAVLSVARDLTRAGRAVVVVLHDLSLAAAYADRICVLARGAVRADGAPHEVLTAELLGEVYDHPVRVVDVDGALVVIPVREEATCDALLS; encoded by the coding sequence ATGATCGGCACCCGGCTCAGCGCCGCCGGCGTCTCGGTGCGCCTCGGCGGCACGACGGTCCTGGACGCCGTCGACCTCGAGGTCCACGGCGGTGAGCTGGTGGCGCTCGTCGGGCCCAACGGTGCCGGCAAGTCCACGCTGCTGGCCGCCCTCGCGGGCGACCTCGACCTCGCCGCCGGGACGGTCCGGCTCGGGGAGCGCGAGGTGCGGTCGATGCGACCGCTCGACCTGGCCCGGCGACGGGCCGTGCTCCCGCAGCAGGGGCGCCTGGCCTTCGGGTTCCTCGTGCGCGAGGTCGTGGCGATGGGGCGTGCCCCGTGGGCGCGCACGGACCACGAGGACGACGACGAGCGTCTCGTCGACGAGGCGCTGCAGCGCGCGGACGTCCTCCACCTGACCGAGCGCAGCTACCCCACGCTCTCCGGTGGGGAGCGCGCCCGCACCGACCTGGCCCGCGTGCTGGCGCAGGACACCGCGGTGGTGCTGCTCGACGAGCCCACCGCCGCCCTCGACATCCGGCACCAGGAGGCCGTGCTGTCGGTGGCCCGCGACCTCACGCGCGCCGGTCGCGCCGTGGTGGTCGTGCTGCACGACCTGAGCCTGGCGGCGGCGTACGCCGACCGGATCTGCGTGCTCGCCCGCGGCGCGGTCCGCGCCGACGGGGCCCCCCACGAGGTGCTCACCGCCGAGCTGCTCGGCGAGGTCTACGACCACCCGGTGCGGGTGGTCGACGTCGACGGCGCACTCGTGGTGATCCCCGTCCGGGAGGAGGCGACGTGCGACGCGCTGCTGTCCTGA
- a CDS encoding heme/hemin ABC transporter substrate-binding protein, translating to MRSPLPTALAVVCACLLSSCAPSVGDAVPAREQESTTAVAPPLAEVGADVLEDPRAWEGATTARAPERAVDPVDGPGPALPVTVEDAQGTQVTVTDVSRVLALDVHGTLSRTVHELGLGERMVGRDISTQFAEAADLPLVTQNGHDLNAEAILALDPTLILTDTSLGPWDVVLQMRDAGIPVVVTDSHRGLDNLSTLTMQVAEALGVPARGRALAERIEAEVAEVTEQIAAVAPAVPTQRLRTVFLYVRGQSGVYYLFGEGSGADSLIDAVGLYDVAEEIGWDGMKPVTDEGIVAAQPELVLMMTAGLESAGGVEGLLERLPALASTPAGQHRRFVDMADADILGFGPTTAATLDALAVAVHAPGAVS from the coding sequence ATGCGCTCCCCCCTGCCCACGGCCCTGGCCGTCGTGTGCGCCTGCCTGCTCAGCAGCTGTGCCCCCAGCGTGGGCGACGCCGTGCCCGCCCGCGAGCAGGAGTCCACGACGGCTGTCGCTCCTCCGCTGGCCGAGGTGGGCGCCGACGTGCTCGAGGACCCGCGGGCGTGGGAGGGGGCCACGACGGCGCGTGCTCCGGAGCGGGCTGTCGATCCCGTCGACGGGCCGGGGCCGGCGCTGCCCGTCACGGTCGAGGACGCACAGGGCACGCAGGTCACCGTCACCGACGTGAGCCGCGTCCTCGCCCTCGACGTGCACGGCACCCTCTCGCGCACCGTCCACGAGCTCGGCCTGGGCGAGCGGATGGTCGGGCGGGACATCTCGACGCAGTTCGCGGAGGCCGCGGACCTGCCCCTGGTGACCCAGAACGGCCACGACCTCAACGCCGAGGCGATCCTCGCGCTCGATCCCACGCTCATCCTCACCGACACCTCGCTGGGCCCCTGGGACGTCGTGCTGCAGATGCGGGACGCCGGCATCCCGGTCGTCGTCACCGACTCCCACCGCGGCCTGGACAACCTCTCCACGCTGACGATGCAGGTCGCCGAGGCGCTCGGTGTCCCGGCGCGGGGCCGTGCCCTCGCGGAGCGGATCGAGGCCGAGGTCGCCGAGGTCACCGAGCAGATCGCCGCCGTCGCCCCCGCGGTGCCGACACAGCGGCTGCGCACGGTCTTCCTCTACGTCCGCGGCCAGTCCGGCGTCTACTACCTCTTCGGCGAGGGCAGCGGCGCCGACTCCCTGATCGACGCCGTCGGGCTCTACGACGTCGCCGAGGAGATCGGGTGGGACGGCATGAAGCCGGTGACCGACGAGGGCATCGTGGCCGCCCAGCCCGAGCTGGTGCTGATGATGACCGCCGGGCTGGAGTCCGCCGGGGGCGTCGAGGGCCTGCTCGAGCGGCTGCCGGCCCTCGCGAGCACCCCGGCCGGCCAGCACCGGCGCTTCGTCGACATGGCCGACGCCGACATCCTCGGCTTCGGCCCCACCACGGCAGCCACGCTCGACGCGCTGGCCGTCGCGGTCCACGCCCCGGGCGCGGTCTCGTGA
- a CDS encoding heme oxygenase (biliverdin-producing) — MTTTLLALSAAMREGSRTEHEAAEGSSFMSELLDGRISPAGYTAYLLRLRTVYAAMETVGRQHLDDPFVAAVHDVDLERLAAIDADLDHWDPTGPRQVDSPAAEAYAARLHASAAWGGLFAAHHYTRYLGDLSGGQAIGRILDRAFDLDGRGIAFYDFAAIGKPKPYKDAYRARLDALGTSPEETDRVVAEVKVAFGLNQALFEELGRDLPRWRRA; from the coding sequence ATGACCACCACGCTGCTCGCCCTCTCCGCCGCCATGCGCGAGGGCTCCCGCACCGAGCACGAGGCCGCCGAGGGCTCCTCGTTCATGAGCGAGCTGCTCGACGGGAGGATCTCTCCGGCGGGCTACACGGCCTACCTGCTGCGCCTGCGCACGGTGTACGCCGCGATGGAGACCGTCGGCCGCCAGCACCTCGACGACCCGTTCGTGGCCGCGGTGCACGACGTGGACCTCGAGCGCCTCGCCGCCATCGACGCCGACCTCGACCACTGGGACCCCACCGGCCCCCGGCAGGTCGACTCCCCCGCCGCCGAGGCGTACGCCGCACGCCTGCACGCGTCCGCGGCCTGGGGCGGGCTGTTCGCCGCCCACCACTACACCCGCTACCTCGGCGACCTGTCCGGCGGCCAGGCCATCGGGCGGATCCTCGACCGCGCCTTCGACCTCGACGGCCGCGGCATCGCGTTCTACGACTTCGCAGCCATCGGCAAGCCCAAGCCCTACAAGGACGCCTACCGCGCCCGCCTCGACGCCCTCGGCACCTCACCCGAGGAGACCGACCGGGTCGTGGCCGAGGTCAAGGTCGCCTTCGGGCTCAACCAGGCGCTGTTCGAGGAGCTGGGCCGTGACCTCCCCCGCTGGCGACGCGCTTGA
- a CDS encoding HtaA domain-containing protein: MNRATALGVSLATALVPTLAASAAVVGLAAPAHADAAAPVLSWEISPRFDDHLSTHTLSDGASEDEDGVVSFPLVAADLDPATGAGTLTYDGSVKGAFAMMGTEYYSVTLADPVVSVTEDGSGSLSAVVSAANAATQQGAAATTDPARVVVTTFSDSAWTPTSGLSTLQSTPDWARVLPTGSPAALALGLSDTQPVDGQSFAPEFLAQLTPGVRAHFYASGSGSDATKQPSAFAAEAAGPQVAVRTTSATSDALVLDVDGSGFTGVTNPGDDGVYVGLAPAGGLPDTDSQQDQDAFAAAAWVPAAQMTDGTIDVTLTAEPADLDAERDYSVYTWQAHGHSNTSQDTETAVAIDWAALGLADVASTTTVKVKKKPTTKRRGVLLAKVTGEAGKASGKAVVTAKKGGKTKKVTKAVTRGKARVTLPTLSRGKWKVVVVFKPSDTYARSTDRLTLRVR; encoded by the coding sequence ATGAACCGCGCCACCGCCCTCGGTGTCAGCCTGGCCACGGCCCTGGTCCCGACGCTCGCGGCCTCCGCCGCCGTCGTCGGGCTGGCCGCCCCGGCCCACGCCGATGCCGCCGCGCCCGTCCTGAGCTGGGAGATCTCGCCCCGCTTCGACGACCACCTGTCCACCCACACGCTGTCCGACGGCGCGAGCGAGGACGAGGACGGCGTCGTGTCGTTCCCCCTCGTCGCCGCCGACCTGGACCCGGCGACCGGGGCGGGCACCCTGACCTACGACGGCTCGGTCAAGGGGGCCTTCGCGATGATGGGCACGGAGTACTACTCCGTCACCCTCGCCGACCCCGTCGTCTCGGTCACCGAGGACGGCAGCGGGTCGCTGAGCGCCGTCGTCTCCGCTGCCAATGCCGCCACGCAGCAGGGGGCAGCCGCGACGACCGACCCCGCGCGCGTGGTGGTCACGACGTTCAGCGACTCCGCCTGGACGCCGACCAGCGGCCTGTCCACGCTGCAGTCGACGCCGGACTGGGCCCGGGTCCTGCCCACCGGCAGCCCGGCCGCCCTGGCCCTGGGTCTCTCCGACACCCAGCCGGTCGACGGCCAGTCGTTCGCGCCGGAGTTCCTGGCCCAGCTCACACCCGGCGTGCGCGCCCACTTCTACGCCTCCGGGTCCGGCTCCGACGCCACCAAGCAGCCGTCGGCGTTCGCGGCCGAGGCCGCCGGACCGCAGGTCGCGGTGCGCACCACCTCCGCCACGTCGGACGCGCTCGTGCTCGACGTCGACGGCTCCGGCTTCACCGGTGTGACCAACCCCGGTGACGACGGCGTGTACGTCGGCCTCGCCCCGGCCGGTGGCCTGCCGGACACCGACTCCCAGCAGGACCAGGACGCCTTCGCGGCCGCCGCCTGGGTGCCGGCCGCACAGATGACCGACGGCACCATCGACGTCACCCTGACTGCCGAACCCGCCGACCTGGACGCCGAGCGTGACTACAGCGTCTACACCTGGCAGGCGCACGGTCACTCCAACACCAGCCAGGACACCGAGACCGCGGTCGCGATCGACTGGGCGGCGCTCGGGCTCGCCGACGTCGCCTCGACGACCACGGTGAAGGTGAAGAAGAAGCCCACGACGAAGCGCCGTGGCGTGCTCCTCGCCAAGGTCACCGGTGAGGCGGGCAAGGCCTCCGGCAAGGCCGTCGTGACCGCGAAGAAGGGCGGGAAGACCAAGAAGGTGACCAAGGCCGTCACCCGTGGCAAGGCCCGCGTCACGCTCCCCACGCTGTCGCGTGGGAAGTGGAAGGTCGTGGTGGTCTTCAAGCCGTCCGACACCTACGCGCGGTCGACCGACCGGCTGACCCTCAGGGTGCGCTGA
- a CDS encoding SRPBCC family protein, with protein MPTSTYSFRDRWHVDAPPERVREVLVDVERYVEWWPQVVAVGYLGEGRGLVLCRSALPYTLQLVLTEVLNRPDVLEVGVDGDLEGTVRFELRPEGEGTRLDFAQDVVVPGLLGALSRVARPVLTWNHDRMMRGCVEGLAARLA; from the coding sequence GTGCCGACCTCGACGTACTCCTTCCGCGACCGCTGGCACGTCGACGCCCCGCCCGAGCGGGTCCGCGAGGTGCTGGTCGACGTGGAGCGCTACGTGGAGTGGTGGCCGCAGGTGGTGGCCGTGGGCTACCTCGGCGAGGGGCGTGGCCTGGTGCTGTGCCGCTCCGCGCTGCCCTACACCCTCCAGCTCGTGCTCACCGAGGTGCTCAACCGCCCCGACGTCCTGGAGGTCGGCGTCGACGGCGACCTGGAGGGGACGGTGCGCTTCGAGCTGAGGCCGGAGGGCGAGGGCACCCGGCTGGACTTCGCCCAGGACGTCGTCGTCCCGGGCCTGCTCGGTGCCCTCTCCCGCGTGGCGCGGCCGGTCCTGACGTGGAACCACGACCGGATGATGCGGGGCTGTGTGGAGGGCCTGGCCGCGCGGCTGGCCTGA
- a CDS encoding aldo/keto reductase: MGTTISTRTLGTASPLTVSALGLGCMGMSEFYGSPDEQGGLATIHRAIDLGVSFLDTADMYGPFTNERLVGMALAGRRDRVQLATKFGNERAEDGTRIGINGRPDYVRRACDASLGRLGTDHIDLYYQHRVDPTVPIEETVGAMAELVEAGKVRHLGLSEASAQTIRRAHAVHPITALQTEYSLFTRDLEDEILPVLRELGIGLVPYSPLGRGILTGAMHVGSAEDGDSRASAYFPRLNGENLQHNLRLVDAIRQLADQHGCTPGQLALAWVLAQGEDVVPIPGTKRVRYLEENIGSLDVSLSSEDLASLEAAVPRDAVRGDRYGDMSHIDA; this comes from the coding sequence ATGGGCACCACGATCAGCACCCGCACCCTCGGCACCGCCTCGCCCCTCACCGTCTCCGCGCTCGGCCTGGGCTGCATGGGCATGTCGGAGTTCTACGGCTCACCCGACGAGCAGGGCGGCCTGGCCACCATCCATCGCGCCATCGACCTCGGGGTCAGCTTCCTCGACACCGCGGACATGTACGGCCCCTTCACCAACGAGCGCCTCGTGGGCATGGCGCTGGCCGGTCGGCGCGACCGGGTCCAGCTGGCCACGAAGTTCGGCAACGAGCGGGCCGAGGACGGCACCCGGATCGGCATCAACGGACGCCCGGACTACGTGCGTCGTGCCTGCGACGCCTCCCTCGGACGGCTCGGCACCGACCACATCGACCTGTACTACCAGCACCGGGTCGACCCCACCGTCCCGATCGAGGAGACCGTCGGCGCGATGGCCGAGCTCGTCGAGGCGGGCAAGGTCCGTCACCTCGGGCTCTCCGAGGCCAGCGCCCAGACCATCCGACGCGCCCACGCGGTGCACCCGATCACCGCTCTGCAGACGGAGTACTCGCTGTTCACCCGCGACCTCGAGGACGAGATCCTCCCGGTGCTGCGCGAGCTCGGCATCGGACTGGTGCCCTACTCCCCGCTCGGCCGCGGCATCCTGACCGGGGCGATGCACGTCGGGTCGGCCGAGGACGGTGACAGCCGTGCGTCGGCGTACTTCCCCCGCCTCAACGGCGAGAACCTCCAGCACAACCTGCGCCTCGTCGACGCGATCCGACAGCTCGCCGACCAGCACGGCTGCACCCCGGGCCAGCTCGCGCTCGCCTGGGTCCTCGCCCAGGGCGAGGACGTCGTCCCGATCCCGGGCACCAAGCGGGTGCGCTACCTCGAGGAGAACATCGGCTCGCTGGACGTGTCCCTCTCCTCGGAGGACCTGGCGTCGCTCGAGGCGGCGGTGCCGCGTGACGCCGTGCGCGGCGACCGGTACGGCGACATGAGCCACATCGACGCCTGA
- a CDS encoding iron chelate uptake ABC transporter family permease subunit, giving the protein MTAVPVSAAHRRTSVRRVGLLGALSAALLVAVVLAAGRGQLDVAPAEVVGSLLHRLGLDAGPMPAHPQGDVTLWTVRFPRVVMAAVAGAALATAGALMQGIFGNPLAEPGVVGVSAGAALAAATVIVFDLTVAGSWTIALFAFLGGLVTTVAVYLLSRDGGRTEVVTLVLTGIAINAVASAGLAFLLFLGDQQAREEIVFWQLGSLNGSRWEQVWVAAPLMVVGLVVAMLMSRRLDLLALGDRAARHVGVDVERLRMGAIVVVALLTAAAVAFCGIIAFVGLVVPHLVRLLSGPGHRLLVPASALGGALLLVVADLGARTLVAYADLPIGMLTSLVGGPFFFWLIRRARRTSGAWA; this is encoded by the coding sequence GTGACCGCCGTCCCCGTGTCGGCCGCCCACCGGCGTACGTCGGTGCGCCGGGTGGGCCTGCTCGGCGCCCTCTCCGCGGCGCTGCTCGTCGCCGTGGTGCTGGCCGCGGGTCGCGGGCAGCTCGACGTGGCCCCGGCCGAGGTCGTCGGCTCCCTGCTGCACCGGCTCGGGCTCGACGCCGGGCCGATGCCCGCGCACCCCCAGGGCGACGTGACCCTGTGGACGGTCCGTTTCCCCCGGGTCGTGATGGCGGCCGTCGCCGGTGCCGCCCTGGCCACGGCGGGGGCGTTGATGCAGGGGATCTTCGGCAACCCGCTGGCCGAGCCCGGCGTGGTCGGCGTCTCGGCGGGTGCCGCCCTGGCCGCGGCGACCGTCATCGTGTTCGACCTGACCGTGGCCGGCAGCTGGACCATCGCGCTGTTCGCGTTCCTGGGCGGCCTCGTGACCACGGTCGCGGTCTACCTGCTCTCCCGCGACGGCGGACGCACCGAGGTGGTCACCCTGGTCCTCACCGGCATCGCCATCAACGCGGTGGCGAGCGCCGGCCTGGCGTTCCTGCTGTTCCTGGGGGACCAGCAGGCCCGGGAGGAGATCGTCTTCTGGCAGCTCGGAAGCCTCAACGGCTCGCGCTGGGAGCAGGTCTGGGTGGCCGCGCCCCTGATGGTGGTGGGGCTGGTGGTCGCGATGCTGATGTCGCGACGCCTGGACCTCCTGGCGCTGGGCGACCGCGCGGCGCGACACGTCGGCGTGGACGTCGAGCGGTTGCGCATGGGCGCCATAGTCGTGGTGGCGCTGCTGACAGCCGCGGCCGTCGCGTTCTGCGGGATCATCGCCTTCGTCGGGCTGGTCGTGCCCCACCTGGTGCGGCTGCTGTCCGGCCCCGGGCACCGGCTGCTGGTGCCCGCCAGCGCCCTCGGCGGCGCGCTGCTGCTGGTCGTCGCCGACCTCGGCGCGCGCACCCTCGTGGCCTACGCCGACCTCCCGATCGGCATGCTGACCAGCCTGGTGGGCGGCCCGTTCTTCTTCTGGCTGATCCGTCGCGCCCGGCGTACCTCGGGGGCGTGGGCATGA
- a CDS encoding HNH endonuclease signature motif containing protein, protein MALGHHDTTAQDSPAGSTGDLLTSIRDLDKAADQADRDRFIAIAEWADRHTTGQLMPDLYGTYGLADDDAHTEAENAWVARFGMSGADTMLELAGPGAPEVSEFAVIELAATLGRSTDSGRALLSDAVEAKHRLPKIWARLEAGQVQVWRVRRVTEVTRQLTAEAAAFVDAHLAHVVRTASFATVKRLAAEAAARFDPEGCEMEEVDTAASLHVTLDLTTAWTIGTASGVPLTGLLDRADAEELEHAIRTIADQLLAAGSADSLDVRRAKALGYLSRGDLTLDLADAGGRAATSASEERASRPPRSSRPRQVVLHLHLSEAALRGNEGPGTPEIDPDTGRLGLHLARLENHHQTLTADTVRDWLAVPGTQITVKPVIDLHDQIAVDAYEIPDRISQRVKLKRPTCVFPHCTRTSAKVDLDHIEEYVPPDQGGPPGQTSTANLAPLCRRHHRAKTHPSPASTSSTNTRWDYQQLTPTTWLWTSPHGIRMLVHPDGTTEL, encoded by the coding sequence ATGGCACTCGGGCACCACGACACCACTGCGCAGGACTCTCCTGCCGGGTCGACCGGTGACCTGTTGACCTCCATCCGCGACCTCGACAAGGCTGCCGATCAGGCCGACCGGGACCGGTTCATCGCGATCGCTGAGTGGGCCGACCGCCACACCACCGGCCAGCTGATGCCGGACCTCTACGGCACCTACGGGCTGGCCGACGACGACGCCCACACCGAGGCCGAGAACGCGTGGGTCGCCCGGTTCGGGATGTCGGGTGCCGACACCATGCTCGAGCTCGCCGGTCCGGGTGCGCCGGAAGTGTCGGAGTTCGCCGTCATCGAGCTCGCCGCCACCCTCGGCCGTTCCACCGACTCCGGCCGGGCCCTGCTCTCCGATGCGGTGGAGGCCAAGCACCGGCTGCCGAAAATCTGGGCTCGCCTCGAAGCAGGTCAGGTGCAGGTGTGGCGGGTACGGCGGGTCACCGAGGTCACCCGTCAGCTCACCGCCGAGGCCGCTGCGTTCGTCGATGCGCACCTGGCCCACGTCGTGCGCACCGCCTCGTTCGCCACCGTGAAGAGGTTGGCTGCCGAGGCGGCAGCCCGGTTCGACCCCGAGGGATGTGAGATGGAGGAGGTCGACACCGCCGCGTCTCTGCACGTCACCCTCGACCTCACCACCGCCTGGACCATCGGCACCGCCAGCGGCGTCCCCCTGACCGGCCTGCTGGACCGCGCCGACGCCGAAGAGCTCGAGCACGCGATCCGCACCATCGCCGACCAGCTGCTTGCCGCCGGCTCGGCCGACTCGCTCGACGTCCGTCGGGCGAAGGCGCTGGGCTACCTCAGCCGCGGCGACCTCACCCTCGATCTCGCTGACGCAGGTGGTCGAGCAGCGACGAGCGCCAGCGAGGAGCGGGCGTCGAGACCACCCCGCTCGAGCCGTCCCCGCCAGGTCGTCCTCCACCTCCACCTCTCAGAAGCCGCCCTCCGCGGAAACGAAGGACCCGGCACCCCCGAGATCGACCCCGACACCGGACGGCTCGGTCTCCACCTCGCCCGCCTCGAGAACCACCACCAGACCCTCACCGCCGACACCGTCCGCGACTGGCTCGCCGTCCCCGGCACCCAGATCACCGTCAAACCGGTCATCGACCTGCACGACCAGATCGCCGTCGACGCCTACGAGATCCCCGACCGCATCAGCCAGCGCGTCAAGCTCAAGCGCCCCACCTGCGTCTTCCCGCACTGCACCCGCACCTCAGCCAAGGTCGACCTCGACCACATCGAGGAGTACGTCCCACCCGACCAGGGCGGACCACCCGGCCAGACATCAACAGCCAATCTCGCCCCCCTGTGCAGACGCCACCACCGAGCCAAGACCCACCCATCCCCGGCCTCGACGAGCTCGACCAACACCAGGTGGGACTACCAGCAGCTCACCCCCACCACCTGGCTCTGGACCAGCCCCCACGGCATCCGCATGCTCGTCCACCCCGACGGCACCACCGAGCTCTGA